Part of the Bacteroidota bacterium genome is shown below.
GCCAGTGTGTATATATCTCTATCAGTTGCAAACTCGGCTTTTTGCTCTGTCAGATTACCTCTATCCTTACGAATGATACCTTTACTATCAGTCATAACAATATTTTCGGCCTTTGCTCCAAGCGATTTGTATAAACGAGTACAAGAAACAGCTGCTGCTCCTGCTCCGCTTACCATTATCTTAACCTCTTCTATTTTCTTACCTATAAGTTCACAAGCATTCAATAAAGCAGCTGCAGAAATTATCGCAGTACCGTGTTGATCATCGTGCATTACAGGAATATCCAACTCTTCTTTTAATCTTCTTTCTATTTCAAAAGCTTCAGGAGCTTTGATATCTTCGAGGTTAATCCCTCCAAAAGTTGGTGCTATATTTTTTACAGTTTCAATAAATGCATCAACATCATGAGTATCAACTTCAATGTCGAACACATCTATATCTGCAAAAATCTTAAACAAAAGCCCCTTTCCTTCCATAACCGGTTTTGAAGCCTCCGGTCCTATATCTCCTAAACCTAAAACCGCCGTACCATTAGAAATAACAGCTACAAGGTTCCCCTTTGCAGTATATTCGTTTACAGTTTCCGGATTATGGTGAATTTCCATACATGGCTCAGCAACACCAGGAGAGTATGCCAATGCTAAATCCCTCTGTGTACTGTGTCGTTTTGTCGGAACTACTTGGATTTTTCCCTTTCGTCCGGATGCGTGATATTCCAACGCATCTTCTCTCAATGATGCCATAACTTTTATTTATATATAGTTTATTTGTTTTATAAAATAAGTTGCCAATTGACAAAGCTAAAAAAAATAGCAGACAATAGTAAATTTATAAGCTACTCTCACGAGTAAGCTTCACCTATTTTTCTATTTCCTGAGCATCGACAACAGCTATAGTTGCCATATCTACAATTTCTCTAACCGAACTGGATAATTGAAGAACGTGTATTGGTTTTTTTAATCCCATAACAATCGGTCCTATTGCCTCCGATGATCCTATTTCCTGCATTGTTTTATAAGTGATATTTCCTGACGTTAAATCCGGAAATATTAATGTATTTACATCTTTATCTTGTAATTTGGAAAATGGATATCTTTCCATGCGTAAATCTTTATTCAATGCAAAATTAGCTTGCATTTCACCATCAATTAAAACATCAGCATGTTTGTCGTGAAGTTCAGAAATTGCTTTCTTTACTTTATTTGAAGATTCGCCCGGAGCAGAACCAAAGTTAGAGTAAGACAACATTGCCATAACAGGCGTTACTCCAAAGGCCCTAACCTTTTCGTTTGCCAATAATGAAATATCAACTAATTCTTCGGCTGTTGGTCGTATATTTATACTTGTATCAGCAAAGAAATAAGGTCCTTTTTTTGTTCTAAGCATGTACATACCAGCAATTTTGTTTACATCATCGCGTTTACCTACAACTTGTAAAGCAGGGCGAATAACATCGGCATATGGTGAGTTAACTCCCGAAATCATGGCATCAACATCTCCTGATTCAACCATTGCAGCTCCAAAGTAGTTTTTATCGTTCATTAATCGGTCTGCACCAATCATTGATATCCCACTTCGAGCACGTTTATTGAAAATCAACTCCGCATATTTAGCTTTTTGCTCTTTAACATCATCACAAGTATTATCGATAACTTCCAGATCAGAAATATCAATATTATTTTCTGTAGCCAAATTATGAATTCTAGTTTTCACTCCTACCAGAACAGGTGATGCAACACCTTCATCCTTAATAATTCTGGCTGCTTGCAATACATTCTTATTTAATGCATCACTAAATACAACACGTTTAGGGTTTGCCTTAGCTTTTGCTGTCATTCCTCGCATAATAGCATGGTCAGTTCCCATACGTTCAAGCAATTCCAACTTATACTCTTCCAGATCAGTAATTTGTCTTCGGGCAACACCTGTTTCCATAGCGGCTTTTGCTATCGCTACCGGAACAAACTCTATTAAACGAGGATCCATTGGTGTAGGAACAATATATTCTTTACCAAAAGACATATTTTCTTTATTGTATGCTTTCCTAACGATATCCGGCACCGGCTCTTTTGCCAAAGCGGCAATCGCATTTACAGCTGCCATCTTCATTTCCTCATTAATAGCAGTTGCTCTAACATCTAAAGCTCCTCTAAATATATATGGGAAACCAAGTACGTTATTAATCTGGTTAGGATAATCAGAACGACCGGTAGCCATAATAACATCTTCACGAGTTGCAATAGCTTCATCATATGAAATTTCCGGCACCGGGTTAGCCATTGCAAAAACAATAGGATCTTTAGCCATTGTTTTAAGCATATGTGGTTTCAAAACCCCTGCAGCCGAAAGACCTAAAAATACATCAGCACCCTTAATTCCCTCCTCGAGTGTTGAAATACCATTATCAACTGCAAACTCCTTGTTTACAACACTCAAATCCGTTCTATCAGTTGTAAGTACACCGTTAACATCACTCATTATAATGTTCTCTCTCTTAACTCCAAGTTGAATGTACATTCTTGTACAAGCACAAGCAGCTGCTCCAGCACCACTAACAAATAGCTTTATTTCTTTTATATCCTTTTCTACAAGCTCTAAAGCATTCAGTAAACCGGCTCCCGAAATAATAGCAGTACCATGTTGATCATCGTGCATTACCGGGATATCTAATTCTGCCTTCAGTCTGTTTTCTATTTCGAAACACTCAGGAGCCTTAATATCTTCTAAGTTAATCCCTCCAAATGTTGGAGAAATAGCTTTTACAGTTTTTATAAAATCATCAACGTTTGTTTGATCAACTTCAATATCAAAAACATCAATATCAGAGAATATTTTGAACAACAAACCTTTCCCTTCCATCACAGGCTTACCGGCCACAGCTCCAATATCTCCAAGCCCTAAAACAGCTGTTCCATTTGATATAACGGCAACTAAATTCCCCTTTGCCGTGTATTTATAAGCATCTTCAGGTTCTTTATTAATTTCCATACATGGGTCAGCTACACCCGGACTATATGCTAATGATAAATCTCTTTGTGTACGGTGATGCTTTGTAGGTACAACCTGAATCTTACCTGGTCTTCCATTTGCATGATAATCTAATGCATCTTGTTTTGTAAATTTAGCCATCTTGTCTAAACTATTTATTGGTTTATTGCTTTTGTATTTTGGTTTATAATCATGTAATCATAAATGAATACAAATGTATTTTGTTTTTCATATTACCAATGAAAAAAGCAACATGTCATTTATCATATTTGCAATTTTATCGTCACTTTTATCAGATATTAATATTTTTATCAAAAAAAATGGAGAAATTAGACAATTAACCTTCATCTGTTATCAACTGTCAAAAAATTGCAAATTTGTCCGTTTTTTGTATAGTACATTTTTCATTTTTTCTCTCTATAGAAATAAGCAGGGTTATTAATTACCGAAATTATTAATTAATAAAACATTCTTATTAAAGTGATTTCGACATGAGATATCCTGATTATAAAACAGATCAAACATCAGTTATTAAAAAGTTAACACTATGAATAAAACACTTTCATATATTGCCTTATTAGTAATAGCAATATTCTTCTCTACAAATGGGGAAGCATGTACCACTGCTGTAATTTCGGGTAAATACACAAAAGACGGGCGTCCTTTGTTATGGAAAAACAGAGATACAAACTCCCTTAAAAACTCATTAGGGTATTTCGAAGGAGGAAAATACTCATATTTAGGCTTAGTTAATTCGTCAGATACTAAAGGTAAGAATGTTTGGATGGGTATGAATAATGCCGGATTTGCAATAATGAACTCAGCTACTTACAATCTTTCTAAAGATTCAGGATCAGGTGGAGAAGGTGTAGCAATGCGAGAAGCTCTGGAAATTTGTGAAAGCCTTGAGGATTTCGAAAAATATCTTGACGATCAGGAAAAACCTTTTGGGTGGAGAGCAAACTTTGGAGTAATAGACGCATATGGTGGAGCAGCCTATTATGAAGTTGGACCTGATGGCTATGTAAAGTTTGATGCAAATGATCCAAAAACAGCTCCTTTCGGGTATATAATTAGAGCAAATTATTCATTTACAGGAGAACTTGCCAAAGGCAGTAGCGGATATATAAGGTATCACGCTGTAGATGAGGCTTTCTATCTAAAACAATCAACTGTAGGATTGGGGCCAAAAGATATAGAACAGGGAGTAACTAAGGATTTGTATAATTCACTTACAAAAAGAAATTTGTTTGAAATATATGCCGATGTACCTGAAAACAATCCAAGATATGAGGTGTTAAAGGATTATATTCCGAGAACTACATCTTCTTCCTCAACCGTAATTCAAGGAGTAATGAAAGGTGAAAATCCAAATCTTGCAACAATGTGGTCAAATGTTGGTTTCCCGCTTGCATCGGTTATGGTTCCTACCTGGATTGAATCAGCAGTTGAACTTCCATACGTAGTAAGATACAACAATACCATAAAAAATTCACCTGTATGTTATGCTGCACTTAAATTAAAAAATGAGAGAATATTAAATATCAGATGGGGTAAATTCGCTTCGAGATACTTAGATGTTAATGCACTGTTTAACAAAGACAATAGCGGAATTGCACAAATAATTAAAAAGCAGGAAGACGAGATATACAGCAGAGCAGAAAAATTACAGAGCCAATGGCGCAAAAACAACACAAGCAACAAGAAAGAAATAAAGGAATTCTACAAATGGGTAAACAATCTTGTGATTGATACGTACAATAATGAATTCGATATAGACCTTAATGAGAAAAACCTTGTGGCTCCGGTTTCTGATAAAGAAAATCAGAATTCAATGAAAGGTGTTAACTAATCCAAATACATATTATTTATGAAAATAGTTAGAAACATATCTATACTACTCATCACTTTATTTTCAATTTCATTTACGGCATGCACAAATTCGGTTGCAAGGGAAAACGATAAGGATAAAAAAATAAAAGTTGCCGTTTTTAACGGTAACGGAGCAGGAGCTGTAAGTGTTATTGAAACCATAGAAGCACTAAAAATAGATACAGGTATAAAACCACTGGAAATAAGTGCTGCAGAAATTCAACAAGGAAAACTAAGCGAAATTGATGTAATAATTTTCCCGGGAGGATCAGGAAGTAAAGAATTAAACAACCTTGGAAAAACAGGTAAAGAGAAGGTTAGAAAATTTATTTTAGAGGACGGTAAAGGAGTTGTAGGGATATGTGCAGGATCCTTCCTTTTAAGTTCTACCCCGGGATACCCAAGTTTACAATTGGGAAGCGTTAAAGTTATCGACAGAGCCCATTATGCAAGGGGTAAAGGATTAGTGGAATTTAAATTAAACGAAGAAGGTCTTAAAATTTTCCCTGAACTTAAGGACAAGCCACAATTTGCCCAATACTACGACGGACCGGTAATGGAGGCTGTTGAAAGCAATTCGAAGTTCACGGAACTCGGACAGTATGTAACTGACATCCATCCAAACAAAGGAGCTCCTGAAGGTGTTACACCGGGAAAAGTATTCATATACAAAGACACACCGGGCAAAGGAAAACTTTTTGCAGTTGCAGGACATCCCGAATCAACTCCCGGCGTAAGATGGATGATTCCGCGTATGGCCCGTTGGGTTGCAGGAGCAGAATTAGTATCATACAACGAAAAATGGGTGAGACCTGAGATCAACAATGAAGCAATTTTGTACGATTCAGAAATGAAAAAATACGAAAAACACACATGGTGGAACCTGTTTAGCGAAGATTCTAATGAGCAAATTGAAGCCTTGGACAAATTGCACAAAATAAGATCGAGACCGGCTGTGAGATGGACAGTAGGTTTATTAAGAGATAGCAACCCTGAAACAAGAATGCATGCTGCAAAAACTTTAATGGACAGAGAATATACTGATGCTTTTACCGATGTGAAATCTGCTTACGAAGTTGAAGAAAATTCAGATGTAAAGGAAGTGCTTAAAGAAGCGGTGGAGTTTTTAAGTACTTTTTAAAAAAAGCACCCTTTTGGTTACTTATACCAAATAAACAACAACTAACAACAAAGGTGGTCGCAAATTGCGACCACCTTTTATTCTTTATATAAATTTACACAACCCTATAGATGTCCTATCGGATCTGCATCTCCATCAGGATCACCGTTCACATAACCATCAGTTGACGGATGTCCGTTTGTCATCAGTAAAACACCACACATGTGAGGTGCTGCCATTGATGTACCACTCATAGTAGTATATCCTCCACGGTAATGTGTTGAATAAATACTTACACCGGGCATACAGTAATCAACAGGTGTTCCATAATTTGAAAAATATGCAAAATCATCATTAACATCCATTGCTGATATTGTCCAAATATTCGGTCCGTTAACTCTAGCCGGAGAATGATTAAGTGCATCATCACTTTCGTTTCCGGCAGCTAAT
Proteins encoded:
- a CDS encoding NADP-dependent malic enzyme; translation: MAKFTKQDALDYHANGRPGKIQVVPTKHHRTQRDLSLAYSPGVADPCMEINKEPEDAYKYTAKGNLVAVISNGTAVLGLGDIGAVAGKPVMEGKGLLFKIFSDIDVFDIEVDQTNVDDFIKTVKAISPTFGGINLEDIKAPECFEIENRLKAELDIPVMHDDQHGTAIISGAGLLNALELVEKDIKEIKLFVSGAGAAACACTRMYIQLGVKRENIIMSDVNGVLTTDRTDLSVVNKEFAVDNGISTLEEGIKGADVFLGLSAAGVLKPHMLKTMAKDPIVFAMANPVPEISYDEAIATREDVIMATGRSDYPNQINNVLGFPYIFRGALDVRATAINEEMKMAAVNAIAALAKEPVPDIVRKAYNKENMSFGKEYIVPTPMDPRLIEFVPVAIAKAAMETGVARRQITDLEEYKLELLERMGTDHAIMRGMTAKAKANPKRVVFSDALNKNVLQAARIIKDEGVASPVLVGVKTRIHNLATENNIDISDLEVIDNTCDDVKEQKAKYAELIFNKRARSGISMIGADRLMNDKNYFGAAMVESGDVDAMISGVNSPYADVIRPALQVVGKRDDVNKIAGMYMLRTKKGPYFFADTSINIRPTAEELVDISLLANEKVRAFGVTPVMAMLSYSNFGSAPGESSNKVKKAISELHDKHADVLIDGEMQANFALNKDLRMERYPFSKLQDKDVNTLIFPDLTSGNITYKTMQEIGSSEAIGPIVMGLKKPIHVLQLSSSVREIVDMATIAVVDAQEIEK
- a CDS encoding BPL-N domain-containing protein; amino-acid sequence: MKIVRNISILLITLFSISFTACTNSVARENDKDKKIKVAVFNGNGAGAVSVIETIEALKIDTGIKPLEISAAEIQQGKLSEIDVIIFPGGSGSKELNNLGKTGKEKVRKFILEDGKGVVGICAGSFLLSSTPGYPSLQLGSVKVIDRAHYARGKGLVEFKLNEEGLKIFPELKDKPQFAQYYDGPVMEAVESNSKFTELGQYVTDIHPNKGAPEGVTPGKVFIYKDTPGKGKLFAVAGHPESTPGVRWMIPRMARWVAGAELVSYNEKWVRPEINNEAILYDSEMKKYEKHTWWNLFSEDSNEQIEALDKLHKIRSRPAVRWTVGLLRDSNPETRMHAAKTLMDREYTDAFTDVKSAYEVEENSDVKEVLKEAVEFLSTF
- a CDS encoding carcinine hydrolase/isopenicillin-N N-acyltransferase family protein, which encodes MNKTLSYIALLVIAIFFSTNGEACTTAVISGKYTKDGRPLLWKNRDTNSLKNSLGYFEGGKYSYLGLVNSSDTKGKNVWMGMNNAGFAIMNSATYNLSKDSGSGGEGVAMREALEICESLEDFEKYLDDQEKPFGWRANFGVIDAYGGAAYYEVGPDGYVKFDANDPKTAPFGYIIRANYSFTGELAKGSSGYIRYHAVDEAFYLKQSTVGLGPKDIEQGVTKDLYNSLTKRNLFEIYADVPENNPRYEVLKDYIPRTTSSSSTVIQGVMKGENPNLATMWSNVGFPLASVMVPTWIESAVELPYVVRYNNTIKNSPVCYAALKLKNERILNIRWGKFASRYLDVNALFNKDNSGIAQIIKKQEDEIYSRAEKLQSQWRKNNTSNKKEIKEFYKWVNNLVIDTYNNEFDIDLNEKNLVAPVSDKENQNSMKGVN